A part of Dehalogenimonas sp. W genomic DNA contains:
- the ftsA gene encoding cell division protein FtsA, with product MKKTRLAAIDVGTTKVCTIMADADEAGIRVLGVGVTPSRGLQKGMVVNLNEARDAIKRSVGMAEQSAGYKLDTATVSITGRHIHSTNNRGVVAISRREETVRPPDVARVLEVARNVTIPGDRRMLHLLPLAYTVDGQEGVKNPVGMHGFKLEVETHMVTASATSLENLVKCFKGAGVSVDEMIFSPLSSAEATLSTDEMQNGVVLADIGGGTTDIAVYKDGNIIHTSVLPVAGYQITHDISVGLGVSWELAEQIKMKYGSVFPIAGDSEEMLSEGGNSFPHSQLTEIIRSRLEEMVRLVLMEVPTEDYQNLLRGGMVFTGGSANLPGLAELGAEVTRLPVRVGMPPAMYGVSEKLNDPAFATAIGLIMWKANDRTGIPVKATAGPSEGGGKFLGLFRKK from the coding sequence ATGAAAAAAACGAGACTTGCAGCCATTGACGTCGGCACTACCAAAGTGTGTACGATCATGGCTGACGCTGATGAGGCCGGTATCCGGGTGCTCGGCGTCGGCGTGACGCCGTCTCGTGGCCTCCAAAAGGGTATGGTCGTCAATCTCAATGAAGCACGGGACGCCATCAAGCGTTCGGTTGGTATGGCTGAACAGTCAGCCGGTTATAAGCTTGATACTGCCACAGTCAGTATTACCGGACGGCACATTCATTCCACCAACAACCGCGGAGTGGTGGCTATATCAAGGAGAGAAGAGACGGTCAGACCACCGGATGTTGCCAGGGTGTTGGAAGTGGCGCGTAACGTCACCATACCCGGTGATAGGCGGATGCTGCATTTGCTGCCCCTGGCATATACGGTTGATGGGCAGGAAGGGGTCAAGAATCCGGTGGGAATGCACGGGTTCAAGCTGGAAGTGGAAACCCACATGGTCACGGCCTCGGCTACCTCACTGGAGAACCTGGTTAAGTGTTTTAAGGGCGCAGGTGTCAGTGTGGATGAAATGATTTTCAGCCCATTATCCAGTGCTGAGGCTACACTGTCCACTGATGAGATGCAAAATGGCGTGGTTCTGGCTGATATCGGCGGCGGCACCACCGATATTGCCGTATATAAAGACGGCAATATTATCCATACCTCAGTGTTACCGGTTGCCGGCTACCAGATTACTCACGATATTTCGGTCGGTTTGGGTGTCAGTTGGGAACTGGCCGAGCAAATTAAAATGAAGTACGGTTCGGTCTTTCCGATTGCCGGCGATTCTGAAGAAATGCTTTCTGAAGGTGGTAATTCATTTCCCCATTCACAACTAACGGAGATTATCCGTTCCCGGCTGGAGGAAATGGTGCGGCTGGTTCTTATGGAAGTGCCCACTGAAGATTATCAGAATCTACTGCGGGGCGGAATGGTATTTACCGGCGGGAGCGCCAATCTACCAGGACTGGCTGAGCTTGGAGCCGAGGTAACCAGACTCCCGGTACGAGTGGGAATGCCTCCGGCAATGTACGGTGTATCTGAAAAACTTAATGACCCGGCTTTTGCCACGGCAATCGGTCTAATCATGTGGAAAGCCAATGACCGCACTGGTATTCCGGTAAAGGCCACCGCGGGTCCGTCAGAAGGCGGCGGCAAATTCCTTGGTCTATTCAGAAAAAAATAA
- the ftsZ gene encoding cell division protein FtsZ codes for MAKTIYVPSGARIKVIGCGGAGCNAVTRMVREQIRGVEFVAMNTDAQALAVTEAPLRIQLGERCTRGLGAGGDNKMGRKAAEESKEEIKQVVGESDMVFVTAGMGGGTGTGSAAVVAAAAKASGALTIAVVTKPFSFEGTHRTKVAEEGINELMENVDTLILIPNDRLFEICDQKTGVDGAFRMADEVLHHGVQAIAEVITVPGIINLDFADVRAVMKDAGPAWMSIGHGKGQKRAIEAARQALTSPLLDVSVEGSKGCIFNVVGDSSLSLFEVNEAADVIRQAVDPEANVIFGVTVDDSMKDEVRLTLIATGFADHTTALDSRDKEITRLLRNIKTEKELEIPAFLRQRGLMGSTRRPEPVRPAAPASHSFQKRW; via the coding sequence ATGGCTAAGACTATCTATGTCCCCAGTGGTGCCAGGATCAAGGTTATCGGTTGCGGCGGTGCCGGTTGTAATGCGGTGACCCGTATGGTGCGGGAGCAGATTCGCGGCGTTGAATTTGTCGCGATGAATACCGATGCTCAGGCGTTAGCAGTGACCGAAGCCCCGTTGCGGATCCAGTTGGGTGAACGCTGTACCCGTGGTTTGGGCGCCGGTGGTGATAATAAAATGGGGCGCAAAGCGGCTGAAGAAAGCAAAGAAGAGATTAAACAGGTCGTCGGGGAATCCGACATGGTTTTTGTTACTGCCGGTATGGGCGGCGGTACTGGTACCGGTTCGGCGGCGGTAGTTGCTGCGGCTGCCAAAGCCAGCGGGGCGCTGACTATAGCCGTAGTGACTAAGCCTTTCAGCTTTGAAGGCACCCACCGCACCAAAGTTGCGGAAGAAGGTATCAACGAACTCATGGAGAATGTGGATACTCTTATCCTGATTCCCAATGATAGATTGTTTGAAATCTGCGATCAGAAAACCGGCGTGGATGGGGCTTTCCGCATGGCGGATGAAGTCCTGCATCACGGCGTACAGGCTATCGCCGAGGTTATTACAGTCCCTGGTATTATCAATCTGGATTTTGCTGATGTACGCGCCGTCATGAAAGATGCAGGTCCGGCCTGGATGAGCATCGGCCACGGCAAAGGGCAGAAACGTGCCATTGAAGCGGCGCGGCAAGCTCTGACCAGCCCATTGCTGGATGTCTCGGTTGAGGGTTCCAAAGGTTGCATCTTTAACGTGGTCGGGGACAGTTCATTGTCGCTTTTTGAAGTCAACGAAGCTGCCGATGTCATCCGTCAGGCGGTTGACCCGGAAGCGAACGTTATCTTCGGCGTTACGGTTGACGATTCTATGAAAGACGAAGTTCGTCTGACCTTGATTGCCACTGGTTTTGCCGACCATACCACGGCGCTGGATAGCCGGGACAAGGAAATAACCCGGTTGCTCCGCAATATCAAAACTGAAAAAGAATTGGAAATCCCGGCATTTCTGCGGCAACGCGGCTTGATGGGTTCTACCCGCCGGCCGGAGCCGGTTCGTCCGGCTGCGCCCGCTTCACATAGCTTCCAAAAACGCTGGTAA
- the hemW gene encoding radical SAM family heme chaperone HemW has translation MTDISLYIHIPFCARRCAYCSFTSFTGRNRQIPEYIEALAREISLTRRPQRSVATIYFGGGTPSLIQPEDIQRLIAEVNRHYCITEGAEITLEANPGTVNPGYLRNIRLAGVNRLSLGAQSLDDRDLGSLGRTHSQSDIYMAIADARGAGFDNISLDFIYGLSRSRPDGWELMLGRIAELSVEHLSLYGLTVEEGTPLAAAVRSGEAAVPDPDAAAAEYEQATEMLKVAGYQQYEISNWARPGRESRHNLVYWRRGEYLGLGVGAHSLLDNQRLSNTADLDDYLAALSHGWMPCVTEDTINTETALAEAVILGLRLNRGVSADDIASWYNIDLFHRFETEINELIGLGLMDISDGRLRLTSRGRLLGNEVFLRFLP, from the coding sequence ATGACTGATATTTCGCTCTATATTCATATTCCTTTCTGTGCTCGTCGCTGCGCCTACTGTTCGTTTACCTCCTTTACGGGTCGGAACCGGCAGATTCCCGAATATATTGAAGCTTTGGCCAGGGAAATAAGCCTGACCCGGCGACCACAGCGAAGTGTTGCGACTATATACTTCGGCGGCGGCACACCCAGTCTGATTCAGCCGGAAGATATTCAACGGCTGATTGCAGAAGTGAACCGGCATTATTGTATAACCGAGGGCGCTGAGATTACATTGGAAGCCAATCCCGGTACCGTGAACCCGGGGTATTTAAGGAATATCCGGTTGGCCGGGGTTAACCGCTTGAGTCTGGGGGCACAAAGTCTGGACGACCGTGATTTGGGATCGCTTGGCCGAACACATTCACAATCGGACATTTATATGGCCATTGCAGATGCCCGTGGGGCGGGATTTGATAACATCAGTCTTGATTTCATATACGGTTTGTCTCGAAGCCGCCCTGATGGCTGGGAATTGATGCTGGGCCGAATTGCTGAGCTTTCCGTGGAGCATTTGTCTTTGTACGGCTTAACGGTGGAGGAAGGCACGCCGCTGGCGGCTGCGGTCAGGAGTGGTGAAGCTGCGGTCCCTGATCCTGATGCCGCGGCGGCGGAATATGAGCAGGCAACGGAAATGCTTAAAGTGGCCGGTTACCAGCAGTATGAGATTTCCAATTGGGCGCGGCCTGGACGTGAAAGCCGCCACAATCTGGTGTACTGGCGGCGCGGAGAATATCTGGGGCTGGGAGTGGGCGCCCATTCATTATTGGATAACCAGCGTTTGTCCAATACGGCTGACCTTGATGATTATCTGGCGGCTTTAAGCCACGGTTGGATGCCGTGCGTTACCGAAGATACGATTAATACGGAAACTGCGTTGGCTGAAGCGGTCATCCTGGGGTTACGGTTGAACCGCGGGGTCAGTGCGGATGACATTGCCAGCTGGTATAATATAGACTTATTCCATCGGTTTGAGACCGAAATCAACGAACTGATTGGCCTTGGGTTAATGGATATCAGCGACGGGCGGCTGCGTCTGACCAGTCGTGGGCGATTGCTGGGCAATGAGGTTTTTCTGCGCTTTTTACCCTGA
- the lepA gene encoding translation elongation factor 4 translates to MRQSHIRNFCIIAHIDHGKSTLADRLIESTGAMRREEMSEQVMDRMELERERGITIKAKAIRLNYTAADGNSYLLNLIDTPGHVDFSYEVSRTLAACEGAVLLVDVTQGIQAQTLANVYLAMEHNLEIIPTLNKVDLPSGEPERVMDEVESVLGFSEAETLRISGKTGVGVPELLETIVKRVPPPGGDPKAPLRALIFDSHYDQYKGVIAYLRVVDGRIKTGDRLKLMGQGTTLEVLEVGYFNPRECPVSSLEAGEVGYIATGLKTVGDCSVGDTVTSLVEPAHAALAAYRPAKPMVFAGIYPTQASDYHELREAMERLKLNDASLSYEMENSPLLGHGFRCGFLGLLHMDIVYERLEREFGLSLVVTAPAVSYYITRTDGEVITVVNPSELPAPADIARMEEPWVKIRILVPSNYIGTVMEMEREFGGIHRHTEFLGHATGTEGTQRVQLDYDMPLRSMLTSFYDQLKSRTNGYASLDYEFDGYRDARLVKIDVLVNNLLVDAFSRIVPPEQAQDVGKSLVHKLKEVIPRQLFNIPIQAAVGGRIVARADIAAKRKDVLAKCYGGDITRKRKLLEKQKEGKKKMKSIGQVEVPKEAFFSVLKTDIK, encoded by the coding sequence ATGCGACAAAGTCATATCCGGAATTTCTGCATTATCGCTCATATTGATCACGGGAAGTCAACTCTGGCTGACCGGTTGATTGAGAGTACTGGTGCGATGCGCCGAGAGGAAATGAGTGAGCAGGTCATGGACCGCATGGAACTGGAGCGAGAACGCGGGATAACCATTAAGGCCAAGGCTATCAGGTTGAATTATACAGCCGCGGATGGGAACAGTTACCTTTTGAACCTGATTGACACTCCCGGTCATGTTGATTTTTCGTATGAGGTTTCGCGCACTCTGGCTGCCTGCGAGGGAGCGGTACTGCTGGTTGACGTTACTCAGGGCATTCAGGCTCAGACCCTGGCTAATGTGTATCTGGCCATGGAACACAATCTGGAAATCATTCCCACCTTGAATAAGGTGGACCTGCCCAGCGGAGAACCGGAACGGGTGATGGATGAAGTGGAAAGTGTTCTCGGTTTTAGCGAAGCAGAAACCCTCAGGATTTCCGGCAAGACCGGTGTAGGCGTCCCGGAACTGCTGGAAACCATAGTTAAACGGGTGCCGCCGCCCGGAGGCGACCCGAAAGCGCCCTTGAGGGCGTTGATTTTTGACTCCCATTACGACCAATATAAGGGCGTGATTGCCTATCTTAGAGTGGTGGACGGCCGGATTAAAACTGGTGACCGGTTAAAATTAATGGGGCAGGGTACTACCCTTGAGGTGCTTGAGGTCGGGTATTTTAACCCCCGGGAGTGCCCGGTGTCCAGTCTTGAGGCCGGCGAGGTCGGATATATCGCGACCGGATTGAAAACGGTTGGTGATTGTTCGGTGGGTGATACCGTAACCTCTCTGGTCGAACCGGCACATGCAGCACTGGCGGCCTATCGGCCAGCCAAACCGATGGTCTTTGCCGGGATTTATCCCACTCAGGCATCCGACTATCACGAACTGCGTGAAGCAATGGAAAGATTGAAGTTGAACGATGCGTCGCTTTCCTACGAAATGGAAAACAGCCCCTTATTAGGGCATGGTTTTCGTTGCGGCTTTTTGGGTTTGCTGCACATGGATATTGTTTATGAGCGCCTGGAAAGAGAATTCGGTCTGTCGCTGGTGGTTACGGCACCGGCGGTCAGTTACTACATCACCCGAACCGACGGTGAAGTTATTACGGTGGTCAATCCATCCGAATTGCCGGCCCCGGCGGATATCGCCAGGATGGAAGAGCCATGGGTGAAGATTCGAATTCTGGTGCCTTCCAACTATATCGGCACGGTGATGGAAATGGAGAGAGAATTCGGTGGCATCCATCGCCATACTGAATTTTTGGGTCATGCCACCGGAACAGAAGGTACCCAGCGGGTACAGTTGGATTATGATATGCCGCTGCGATCTATGCTAACGTCATTCTACGATCAGTTGAAGAGCCGAACCAATGGATATGCTTCGCTGGACTATGAGTTTGACGGATATCGGGACGCCCGTCTGGTGAAGATTGACGTGTTGGTTAACAATCTGCTGGTGGACGCCTTTAGCCGCATCGTTCCGCCGGAGCAAGCCCAGGACGTTGGTAAATCCCTGGTACACAAGTTGAAGGAAGTCATACCGCGGCAATTGTTCAATATTCCTATTCAGGCGGCAGTTGGCGGCCGGATTGTTGCCCGGGCTGATATCGCAGCGAAACGTAAAGATGTACTGGCGAAGTGTTACGGCGGCGATATTACGCGTAAGCGGAAGCTGCTGGAAAAACAGAAGGAAGGTAAAAAGAAAATGAAATCCATCGGGCAGGTGGAAGTGCCCAAGGAAGCCTTCTTTAGTGTGCTTAAGACTGACATCAAATAA
- the cbiE gene encoding precorrin-6y C5,15-methyltransferase (decarboxylating) subunit CbiE — MNQANKPVCYIVGIGPGGSSKWLTHAAEEAIKESDIILAWDWSLKPVKELANGKVIFFQGTKDYLQKEKEAAERALQTGETVAVLRVGDPCVSSSLAQVLSVFKDFEVRIIPSAGAAQFAAAKAQICLDESVLVSFHDGREEVKQLKLKFLVDSFNMGRNPLMLTNETQVPRQTAEYLVEHGIPATTTTLICEYLTMEDEQVYEVTLGDVVNNDYRLTSVMVVKNPAPHECCV, encoded by the coding sequence ATGAATCAGGCCAATAAACCTGTTTGCTACATCGTGGGAATCGGTCCAGGGGGGTCTTCCAAGTGGCTCACCCATGCCGCTGAAGAGGCGATTAAGGAATCCGATATCATTTTGGCCTGGGATTGGTCATTGAAGCCGGTTAAGGAACTGGCTAACGGGAAAGTGATTTTTTTCCAGGGAACCAAAGATTATCTGCAAAAGGAAAAAGAGGCCGCGGAGCGGGCGCTGCAGACCGGGGAGACCGTCGCAGTGTTGAGGGTCGGCGACCCTTGCGTGTCTTCCAGTTTGGCTCAGGTGCTGAGTGTTTTTAAAGATTTTGAAGTCCGAATTATTCCGTCGGCCGGTGCCGCACAGTTTGCCGCCGCTAAGGCACAGATCTGTTTGGATGAATCGGTACTGGTGTCCTTCCATGATGGTCGGGAAGAAGTTAAACAGCTTAAGCTGAAATTCCTGGTGGACAGTTTTAATATGGGGCGAAATCCCCTGATGCTGACCAACGAAACTCAGGTACCGCGGCAGACCGCTGAATATCTGGTTGAGCACGGTATACCGGCCACAACAACCACTCTTATTTGCGAATACCTGACTATGGAAGACGAGCAGGTTTACGAGGTGACGCTGGGCGATGTGGTCAACAACGATTACCGGTTGACCTCGGTCATGGTGGTCAAAAACCCGGCACCGCATGAATGTTGCGTTTAA
- the cobO gene encoding cob(I)yrinic acid a,c-diamide adenosyltransferase has translation MVEKIETPIVREPLKQGLVQVFTGGGKGKTSAGLGTVLRASGRGLRVYVIYFMNTSYDSGEHEVLHQLPGVKWAAFGPGLVRHPEKPSSEIRERAGQALREARRAMLSGDFDVIVLDEINIVTGWGWLDIKDVLQLVKDKPEQVELVMTGRLAPPELIEVADLVTEMVKIKHPYDRGIPARKGIEY, from the coding sequence ATGGTTGAAAAAATTGAGACACCTATCGTTCGTGAACCACTAAAGCAGGGATTGGTTCAGGTTTTTACCGGCGGCGGCAAGGGTAAAACCTCCGCCGGCCTGGGGACCGTACTGCGGGCATCGGGACGCGGCCTCAGGGTCTATGTCATATACTTCATGAATACCAGCTATGATTCCGGGGAGCATGAAGTTCTTCATCAGTTGCCAGGCGTCAAGTGGGCTGCCTTTGGACCGGGACTGGTACGCCATCCGGAAAAACCGTCGTCTGAGATCAGGGAACGCGCCGGTCAGGCACTGAGGGAAGCCCGAAGGGCAATGCTGTCGGGTGATTTTGACGTCATCGTCCTGGACGAGATTAATATTGTCACCGGCTGGGGCTGGTTGGATATCAAAGATGTGTTGCAACTGGTTAAAGATAAGCCTGAGCAGGTGGAACTGGTGATGACGGGGCGCCTTGCGCCCCCGGAACTGATTGAAGTTGCCGATCTGGTGACCGAGATGGTGAAAATCAAGCACCCTTACGACCGCGGTATTCCGGCGCGCAAAGGGATTGAGTATTAG
- a CDS encoding inorganic diphosphatase, protein MSPENKESTNDLNEIRITTGCSEEEACPKVKRKRIAKHEDMILTILIEIPKGSRNKYEYDKERKVIKFDRMLFSAVHYPSDYGFIVETLAGDSDPLDALVLVSEPTFPGCLIEAKPVGLFRMRDEKGPDEKILCVPMGDPHWNFIKELSDVPAHLLKEIEHFFNIYKELEKKKTGVDGWEDRESAIKAVLESQKRYQDDLKELGNSRI, encoded by the coding sequence ATGTCACCGGAAAACAAGGAATCCACGAACGATTTGAATGAAATAAGAATTACCACTGGGTGCAGTGAGGAAGAGGCGTGCCCCAAGGTGAAACGCAAGCGCATTGCCAAACATGAAGATATGATTCTGACTATCCTCATTGAGATACCCAAAGGCAGCCGCAATAAGTATGAATATGATAAGGAACGCAAGGTCATCAAGTTTGACCGGATGCTGTTCTCGGCTGTCCATTATCCTTCGGATTATGGCTTTATCGTTGAAACCCTGGCGGGAGATTCCGATCCGCTGGACGCATTGGTTTTGGTATCGGAGCCGACCTTTCCGGGTTGTCTGATTGAAGCTAAGCCGGTTGGGCTTTTCCGCATGCGCGATGAAAAGGGTCCGGATGAAAAAATTCTGTGTGTGCCTATGGGGGATCCGCACTGGAATTTTATCAAGGAATTATCGGACGTGCCCGCGCATCTGCTGAAAGAAATAGAGCACTTTTTCAATATCTATAAGGAGCTGGAAAAGAAGAAGACCGGTGTTGATGGCTGGGAAGACAGAGAGTCCGCCATTAAAGCAGTGCTGGAATCTCAAAAGCGTTATCAGGATGATCTTAAGGAATTAGGCAACAGCCGAATTTAA
- a CDS encoding glycosyltransferase — protein sequence MTDRTRKILVYLGDAASQATAAQLGELVNLGWMVNFISAHRPMPGTALHPGIKYRHLPVSADYPLTYAAFLFAAPLILSLKPDIVHACGLSSYGIMAAVHRRFLRFKPMVLTVSGPDILKDARQGMTRWSAEHALKMFEAVVTAEDDEILAELDRMAISKDRLMILNADNAKTTKTAAEQLVGIYTRLLSGDGQPENF from the coding sequence ATGACTGACAGGACACGGAAAATTTTGGTATACCTCGGTGATGCCGCATCTCAAGCAACGGCCGCCCAACTGGGTGAATTGGTTAATCTGGGATGGATGGTGAATTTTATCAGTGCTCATCGCCCGATGCCCGGAACGGCATTACACCCGGGAATTAAATATCGCCATCTGCCCGTCAGCGCAGATTATCCGCTCACCTATGCGGCTTTCCTGTTTGCCGCGCCCTTGATTCTCTCATTGAAACCGGACATTGTTCATGCCTGCGGACTGAGCAGTTATGGCATTATGGCCGCCGTCCATCGGCGCTTTCTTCGTTTCAAGCCTATGGTGCTGACCGTTAGCGGCCCTGACATCCTCAAGGACGCACGGCAAGGTATGACCCGCTGGTCAGCGGAACATGCCTTGAAAATGTTTGAGGCAGTTGTCACAGCCGAAGACGATGAAATACTGGCGGAATTGGACCGGATGGCAATCTCAAAGGACCGCCTTATGATTTTGAACGCTGATAATGCCAAAACAACAAAAACCGCCGCCGAACAACTGGTGGGAATCTATACCAGACTGCTGAGCGGCGACGGTCAACCTGAAAATTTTTAA
- the glmU gene encoding bifunctional sugar-1-phosphate nucleotidylyltransferase/acetyltransferase, with the protein MTSLAVILAAGEGARMRPLTATRPKAMLPVAGRPILEHLLVECRAAGISDFIFVVGFREEIIRNYFNDGSSWGVRIRYVSQRHPLGTADALRQAGPWLHAPFVLINGDVVVKAEDIRLLKEMAPPAISLVECDDVTGMGVAEVSGCRVVKLHEKPAVPPTRLVNAGIYHLSSNVLATAANTGTSSRGEYEITATLQLLIDSGVEVGYRMINTWRDIGNPWELLSANEDYLSTIESYSEGKLEPGSMITGPVSIGRDSLIRSGCYITGPVIIGANCDIGPNCYIRPATTIGDHCRLGAAVEIKNSVIMSGTHIPHLSYVGDSVIGERCNLGAGTNVANVRLDGQMVITGRGGRRKAGVIMGDKVQTGINSSINPGTIIGCEAVIGPGAVVAGNIGAGARVF; encoded by the coding sequence GTGACTTCATTAGCGGTAATTTTGGCGGCTGGCGAAGGGGCCCGCATGCGGCCCTTAACGGCAACCAGACCCAAAGCGATGTTGCCGGTGGCCGGCCGGCCGATCCTAGAGCACCTGCTGGTTGAATGCCGCGCGGCGGGGATATCTGATTTTATTTTTGTGGTTGGTTTTCGGGAAGAGATTATCAGAAATTATTTTAATGACGGTAGCAGTTGGGGAGTCAGGATCAGGTACGTTTCCCAGCGACACCCGCTAGGTACTGCTGATGCTCTGCGGCAAGCCGGTCCGTGGCTGCATGCCCCTTTTGTCCTGATTAACGGGGACGTTGTGGTTAAAGCGGAAGATATCCGATTACTGAAGGAAATGGCGCCGCCGGCTATCAGCCTGGTTGAATGTGATGATGTTACCGGAATGGGGGTCGCTGAGGTTTCTGGTTGCCGAGTTGTGAAGCTTCATGAAAAACCTGCTGTGCCGCCGACCCGGCTGGTTAATGCCGGTATATATCACCTGTCATCAAACGTGTTGGCGACCGCCGCCAACACGGGTACTTCATCCCGGGGTGAATATGAAATTACAGCCACCCTTCAGTTGCTGATTGATTCAGGGGTTGAGGTTGGGTATCGGATGATAAATACCTGGCGGGATATCGGCAATCCCTGGGAACTCCTGTCGGCTAACGAAGACTATCTCAGCACCATTGAAAGCTATTCTGAAGGCAAGCTGGAACCGGGCTCAATGATTACCGGTCCGGTCTCTATCGGTCGGGATAGTCTGATACGGTCCGGTTGTTATATCACCGGGCCCGTGATCATCGGCGCAAATTGTGATATTGGCCCTAATTGTTACATTCGGCCGGCAACCACCATCGGGGACCATTGTCGGCTGGGTGCCGCGGTGGAAATAAAGAATTCGGTAATCATGTCTGGTACACACATTCCTCATCTCAGCTATGTTGGCGACAGCGTGATCGGCGAACGATGCAATTTGGGTGCCGGTACCAATGTGGCCAACGTCCGACTGGACGGTCAAATGGTAATAACCGGACGCGGCGGTCGCCGCAAAGCCGGCGTTATTATGGGAGACAAGGTGCAAACAGGGATTAATTCGAGCATTAATCCGGGTACCATCATTGGCTGCGAAGCTGTTATCGGTCCGGGGGCGGTAGTTGCCGGTAATATCGGTGCCGGAGCCAGGGTTTTTTAG
- a CDS encoding sugar phosphate nucleotidyltransferase: MVRQAIILAAGEGQRLRPFTAAKPKVMLRVGGKAIIEHVIEALAGCRICDIIIVAGYHREQIYDAVGDGRKFGVSVRYVVQEQQIGTAHALMQAADLASDTFLVLPGDQYITADTVRWLSDTAPWALLSTTVADNQTVRYGVVNSENGALRSIIEKPRQPCHARVSTGIFALSRAIFDHIKTDGDMPAVVNRMIGSGIAFQEVETQAPWLDVIYPWDLIALNDRILRQQAPLNEGTMEAGVYVQGGVTIGVGSRLCSGGYLKSPVKIGQGCRIGPNVVIGAGVSIGDNVNIGPFSVIEDSIIGNDITIGPGSYLYKSVVDSGCQIGSGFKAVAGPAEIHLNGEFLQIDTGSMVGGNCRIAEGVVASPGSIIGNGCSVAALKVIKGNIADGSQVV, translated from the coding sequence ATGGTGAGACAGGCGATCATACTAGCCGCTGGCGAAGGACAACGACTGAGGCCGTTTACGGCGGCCAAACCTAAGGTCATGTTACGGGTCGGCGGCAAAGCTATCATTGAACATGTTATTGAGGCACTGGCTGGATGTCGTATCTGCGATATTATTATTGTTGCCGGCTATCACCGTGAACAGATTTATGATGCTGTCGGGGACGGTCGAAAGTTCGGTGTTAGTGTCCGATATGTCGTCCAGGAACAGCAGATTGGGACAGCTCACGCTTTAATGCAGGCAGCTGATTTAGCGTCTGATACTTTTTTGGTATTGCCAGGCGATCAATATATCACCGCTGACACCGTCAGATGGCTTTCCGATACAGCACCCTGGGCATTATTGAGCACAACGGTGGCCGATAACCAGACAGTACGGTATGGTGTTGTTAATTCAGAAAACGGGGCATTGCGGTCAATTATTGAGAAACCAAGACAGCCCTGCCATGCAAGGGTCAGTACTGGGATATTTGCCCTGAGCCGGGCAATATTTGATCATATTAAAACTGATGGTGATATGCCGGCAGTGGTAAATCGGATGATCGGCAGCGGCATAGCATTTCAGGAAGTTGAAACTCAAGCCCCCTGGCTGGATGTAATCTATCCGTGGGATTTAATTGCCTTGAACGACCGGATACTGAGGCAACAGGCACCGTTAAATGAAGGGACGATGGAGGCCGGTGTTTACGTTCAAGGTGGTGTTACCATCGGAGTCGGCAGCCGGCTCTGCTCAGGAGGTTACCTGAAGAGCCCTGTTAAAATTGGACAGGGATGCCGGATAGGGCCGAATGTGGTTATTGGTGCCGGGGTCAGTATCGGGGATAATGTTAACATCGGGCCTTTCAGCGTCATTGAAGACAGCATCATAGGCAATGATATTACAATCGGCCCTGGGTCATATTTATACAAGTCAGTGGTGGACTCCGGATGTCAAATCGGCAGTGGTTTTAAGGCGGTAGCCGGCCCGGCTGAGATACACTTGAACGGAGAGTTCCTCCAGATTGACACCGGTTCCATGGTCGGCGGCAATTGCCGGATTGCCGAGGGAGTCGTCGCTTCCCCCGGCAGTATTATCGGTAACGGCTGCTCCGTGGCGGCGTTAAAAGTGATTAAAGGCAATATTGCCGACGGCAGTCAGGTGGTCTGA